From Acidobacteriota bacterium, one genomic window encodes:
- a CDS encoding glycosyltransferase family 2 protein yields the protein MKRDSNERMLSVIMPAYNEEATLAEIVGKVLELPHLHELIIVDDCSRDRTPEIAGKLAEGDSRVRYVRQERNGGKTEALKKGFELSTGEIVIIQDADLEYDPAEIADVIGPIIDGHADVVYGSRFMVKRAARVIYFYHYLANKGLTFLSNLLTNHNMSDVETCYKAFRGEIIRNMVITSSGFGFEIEVTAKIAKLKCAVYEVPISYYGRTYEEGKKIGVRDGVAALWYIAKYNLLVGLPASYRVRPKTISEARRELEG from the coding sequence ATGAAGCGAGATTCGAACGAAAGAATGCTGTCGGTGATAATGCCCGCGTACAACGAGGAGGCGACGCTCGCCGAGATCGTCGGGAAGGTGCTCGAACTTCCGCATCTGCACGAACTTATCATCGTCGACGACTGTTCGCGCGACCGGACGCCGGAGATCGCGGGCAAACTGGCGGAAGGCGATTCGCGGGTGCGATATGTCCGGCAGGAACGCAACGGCGGCAAGACCGAGGCATTGAAGAAGGGATTCGAACTTTCGACCGGCGAAATCGTCATCATTCAGGACGCCGATCTCGAATACGATCCGGCCGAGATCGCGGATGTTATCGGGCCGATCATCGACGGCCACGCCGACGTCGTTTACGGTTCGCGGTTTATGGTCAAACGCGCCGCGCGCGTCATCTATTTCTATCACTACCTCGCTAACAAAGGCCTGACGTTTCTCTCGAATCTGCTGACGAACCATAATATGTCGGATGTCGAGACGTGCTACAAAGCGTTCCGCGGAGAGATCATCCGCAATATGGTGATCACTTCGAGCGGTTTCGGTTTCGAGATCGAGGTCACGGCGAAGATCGCCAAGCTGAAATGCGCGGTTTACGAGGTTCCGATCAGCTATTACGGGCGGACATACGAGGAAGGCAAGAAGATCGGGGTTCGCGACGGCGTCGCGGCGCTTTGGTACATCGCGAAATACAATCTGCTCGTTGGCCTTCCGGCATCGTACCGCGTCCGGCCGAAAACGATCAGCGAAGCGAGACGCGAATTGGAAGGGTAA
- a CDS encoding polysaccharide deacetylase family protein: protein MIFDDLLGFLTENFEIVGFRDLESVVTNRPLAILSFDDGYHNFIEYAIPLLEKHRLKANMNIIPACAESGIPIWNVRLYDFLNSTDRRVINSLEIPGFEKKLAGDSTSDRVNFGLAISSYLKNRPRSEREQIFEAIESTISQHEIRMTRMMDIKEIREVAGDHEIGVHSYSHESMAFESDEFFSADLAQCIGFFEEQLGSAVDIYAFPNGSYRESQLDILKMNGIRFPLLVDEDYSRRTGECFPRFTIYGNQRWEARFQALGINRDR, encoded by the coding sequence ATGATTTTTGACGATCTTCTGGGGTTTCTGACCGAGAACTTCGAGATCGTTGGATTCAGGGATCTTGAATCTGTGGTGACCAATCGACCGCTGGCGATTCTCTCTTTCGATGACGGATATCATAATTTCATAGAGTACGCCATTCCATTGCTTGAGAAGCATCGCCTCAAGGCCAACATGAACATCATCCCGGCATGTGCGGAAAGCGGAATCCCGATCTGGAATGTTCGGCTCTATGATTTTCTCAACTCAACCGACCGGCGGGTGATCAACTCACTCGAAATTCCCGGTTTTGAGAAAAAACTCGCCGGCGATTCAACAAGCGACAGGGTTAATTTCGGCCTTGCGATCAGTTCTTATTTGAAGAATCGTCCGCGGAGCGAACGGGAACAAATATTCGAAGCGATCGAATCAACGATATCGCAGCATGAAATTCGAATGACCAGAATGATGGATATCAAAGAGATTCGCGAGGTCGCCGGAGATCACGAGATCGGAGTGCACTCGTATTCCCACGAATCAATGGCATTCGAGTCGGACGAGTTCTTTTCGGCCGATCTCGCTCAGTGTATTGGTTTCTTCGAGGAACAACTCGGCTCGGCGGTGGATATCTATGCTTTTCCAAACGGGAGCTACCGAGAATCTCAACTCGATATCCTAAAGATGAACGGCATTCGATTCCCGTTGCTTGTTGATGAAGACTATTCAAGAAGGACGGGCGAGTGCTTCCCACGCTTCACGATCTATGGGAATCAGCGTTGGGAAGCTCGATTTCAAGCGTTGGGGATAAATCGAGATCGATAG
- the asnB gene encoding asparagine synthase (glutamine-hydrolyzing), whose amino-acid sequence MCGIVGFVNNNGRAADRSAVERMNTAIVHRGPDDDGFYVNENVALAMRRLAIIDLAGGHQPMFNTDRSKVIVFNGEIYNFQELRADLEKLGDKFYTNSDTEAIVHLYDRYGADCISYLRGMFAFAIWDETDRSLFIARDRVGKKPLLYAHRPNGDLVFGSEFRALLEHPDVPRDVDYEAIDSYLTYLCVPAPQTAFAAIRKLEPGHWLRWKDGKVETKRYWLPDFSRKIKIDETEAIEETTRILKEATRLRMISEVPLGAFLSGGVDSSAVVALMAQLSDRPVKTFSIGFEEQDFSELKYAKRVAEHVGAEYNEFIVRPNALEILPTLVEHYGEPYADPSAIPTYYVSKETRNFVTVALNGDGGDESFVGYERHVAMRFAEYYRRLPEFLRRKLIEPSLTSIPSSTNFRSKFVRFQRFLRAASMSPSDRYVLWLSTFDAAGKEELYSNDLRSKTIGSIPHRFFAKYLDEPKGTGIVDTVLLTDLMNYLPNDLLVKVDIASMANSLEARSPFLDHKLIEFAASLPERLKQRGTETKTLLKKVAARLVPRDVIYRQKMGFAIPIKYWLGNELNDYTREVLLSEKAGQRGLFDPNVVERLIDEQKSDIKDNSWKIWTLLMLELWFERFIDQ is encoded by the coding sequence ATGTGCGGAATTGTCGGATTCGTAAACAATAACGGCCGCGCCGCGGACCGCTCGGCGGTCGAGCGGATGAACACGGCGATCGTCCATCGCGGGCCGGACGACGACGGTTTCTACGTCAACGAAAACGTCGCGCTCGCGATGCGGCGCCTCGCGATCATCGATCTCGCCGGCGGGCATCAGCCGATGTTCAACACCGACCGTTCGAAGGTCATCGTTTTCAACGGCGAGATCTACAACTTTCAGGAACTCCGCGCCGACCTCGAAAAACTCGGCGACAAGTTTTACACAAACTCCGACACCGAAGCCATTGTTCACCTCTACGACCGCTACGGCGCGGACTGCATCTCATATTTGCGCGGGATGTTCGCGTTCGCCATCTGGGACGAAACCGACCGCTCATTGTTCATTGCGCGCGACCGCGTCGGCAAAAAACCTCTGCTTTACGCGCACCGGCCGAACGGCGATCTTGTTTTCGGATCGGAATTTCGGGCGCTTTTGGAACACCCGGACGTCCCGCGCGACGTCGATTACGAGGCGATCGACAGCTATCTGACATATCTCTGCGTGCCGGCGCCGCAAACGGCGTTCGCCGCGATCCGCAAGCTCGAACCGGGCCACTGGCTTCGCTGGAAGGACGGCAAGGTCGAAACGAAACGTTACTGGCTGCCGGATTTTTCCCGAAAAATAAAGATCGACGAGACGGAAGCGATCGAAGAAACGACCCGCATCCTGAAAGAAGCCACCCGTCTGCGGATGATCTCCGAAGTCCCTCTGGGAGCATTTCTTTCGGGCGGAGTCGATTCGTCGGCCGTCGTCGCGCTGATGGCGCAGCTTTCGGACCGACCGGTTAAGACTTTTTCGATCGGGTTCGAGGAACAGGATTTTTCGGAACTGAAATACGCGAAACGCGTCGCCGAGCACGTCGGCGCCGAATACAACGAGTTCATCGTCCGTCCGAACGCGCTTGAGATCCTTCCGACACTTGTGGAACACTACGGCGAGCCGTATGCGGATCCGTCAGCAATTCCAACTTATTACGTTTCTAAGGAGACGAGGAACTTCGTCACCGTCGCGTTGAACGGCGATGGAGGTGACGAGAGTTTTGTGGGCTACGAGCGACACGTGGCAATGCGATTCGCCGAATACTATCGGCGGCTGCCGGAGTTTCTTAGGCGAAAGCTAATCGAACCTTCACTGACGTCGATTCCGAGCTCGACCAATTTCCGGAGCAAGTTCGTTCGATTCCAACGGTTTCTTCGTGCCGCGTCGATGTCGCCGTCGGATCGTTATGTACTGTGGCTCAGTACATTTGACGCTGCCGGCAAAGAAGAGCTCTACTCAAACGACTTGAGAAGCAAAACGATCGGGTCGATTCCGCATAGGTTCTTCGCCAAGTATTTGGACGAGCCGAAGGGGACCGGAATCGTAGATACCGTTCTCTTGACCGATCTGATGAACTACTTGCCGAACGATCTGCTGGTCAAGGTCGATATCGCGTCGATGGCGAATTCGCTCGAGGCGCGTTCGCCGTTCCTCGACCACAAGCTGATCGAGTTCGCGGCCTCATTGCCGGAACGGTTGAAACAACGGGGAACTGAGACGAAGACGCTTCTAAAGAAGGTGGCAGCTCGCCTTGTGCCGCGCGACGTGATTTATCGCCAGAAAATGGGCTTCGCGATCCCGATCAAATACTGGCTTGGCAATGAATTGAACGATTACACACGAGAAGTACTTTTGTCGGAGAAGGCCGGTCAGCGTGGACTTTTTGATCCAAACGTCGTCGAAAGACTGATCGACGAGCAAAAATCCGACATTAAGGATAACTCCTGGAAGATCTGGACGCTTCTGATGCTCGAACTTTGGTTTGAGCGGTTTATCGATCAATGA
- a CDS encoding phospholipid carrier-dependent glycosyltransferase encodes MSTGTPGWGMNYLVALIYLVTGPNPLAAQSFCAVIGAATSPLVYICSMKIFHNRRVGKLAALLVAFLPAFIIWSGQLLKDGLIIFLLVLAMTMVIRLQKNFSYVAVAVLIFSLFGILSLRFYIFYMVAVSVAGSFIIGQSGSAKSMARGLILLVIMGVALTYLGVLRTATDNFEKFGDFERLQASRSDMAKRGDSGFGEDLDVSTAEGAVVALPIGLLFLMLAPFPWQATSLRQAITMPEMFVWWAMIPLIFTGLAYTIRHKLREAIPILIFTLMLTIAYSIFQGNVGTAYRQRTQIQVFLFMFIAVGWTLMQEKRENHRAARLAARQKQEAHLIKRGVEG; translated from the coding sequence ATGAGCACCGGAACGCCAGGTTGGGGAATGAACTACCTCGTCGCGCTGATCTATCTCGTGACCGGGCCAAACCCTCTTGCGGCGCAGTCCTTTTGCGCGGTTATCGGCGCCGCGACATCGCCGCTGGTCTATATCTGCTCGATGAAGATCTTCCATAACCGGCGCGTCGGCAAGCTTGCCGCCCTGCTGGTCGCGTTTCTCCCGGCTTTCATCATTTGGTCTGGGCAACTGCTGAAGGACGGGCTGATCATCTTTCTTCTGGTTCTGGCGATGACGATGGTCATCAGGCTCCAGAAGAATTTCAGTTATGTCGCCGTCGCGGTTTTGATCTTCTCCCTTTTCGGCATCCTCTCGCTGCGTTTTTATATCTTCTATATGGTCGCGGTCTCGGTCGCCGGGAGCTTTATCATCGGACAGAGCGGATCGGCGAAGTCGATGGCTCGTGGCCTGATTCTGCTGGTCATAATGGGAGTCGCGTTGACATATTTGGGCGTTTTGCGAACGGCAACCGATAATTTTGAAAAATTCGGCGACTTTGAAAGGCTTCAGGCGAGCCGTTCGGATATGGCAAAACGCGGTGATTCGGGATTCGGCGAAGACCTGGATGTCTCAACCGCTGAAGGTGCGGTCGTCGCGCTTCCGATCGGGCTTCTCTTCCTGATGCTGGCGCCGTTTCCGTGGCAGGCGACGAGTTTGCGGCAGGCGATCACGATGCCCGAAATGTTCGTCTGGTGGGCGATGATCCCGCTGATCTTTACCGGTCTCGCCTACACCATCAGGCATAAGCTCCGCGAGGCGATCCCGATCCTGATCTTTACGCTGATGCTGACAATCGCTTATTCCATCTTTCAGGGGAATGTCGGGACGGCGTACCGGCAGCGGACGCAGATCCAGGTGTTTTTGTTTATGTTCATCGCCGTCGGTTGGACGCTGATGCAGGAGAAGCGCGAGAATCATCGGGCGGCGCGGCTGGCCGCGCGGCAGAAACAGGAAGCGCATTTAATCAAACGGGGCGTTGAAGGCTAA
- a CDS encoding carbamoyltransferase — protein sequence MYILGLTTLGDSAASLIKDGVIVAAAEEERFSRKKHHSGFPYEAIRFCLDTAGIELKDVEHVGHYWKPWILRHKAMQALKAAFVSKEMFKARADRGVAQVSDSYLGMFKHPKRLREHFGPSDFKFHYLEHHQTHAASAFFVSPFDSAAILTWDGTGEDTTTLFCQGKGNKIKVLKRIKLPHSLGQFYSAVTNYIGFDMFAGDEWKVMGLAAYGKPKYYDFLRERVLKKNAGGGFEFDITVLDHHLAKHYQFPDAITNEIGPGRKKGEELTEHHWDIACSAQKVLEDTAIALVKDIKEMTGEENLCMAGGVAFNSVMNGRIFHETPFRNFYVHPAAGDAGCSLGAAYFVWHQKLGNPRSYVMNSAYWGPGFSHEQCQSALDAAGLEYETLPDEVLLPRVAKMISEGAIIGWFNGRMEWGPRALGARSFVADPRRADMREILNHKVKLREWFRPLAPSMLEEYGREIFGVEHHDPFMITVIQVAEEWKKKIPAVVHVDGTARPQMVNKAVNPRYWTLIDEFRKITGIPLLLNTSFNIQEPIVCTPENAINTFRNASFDALILENCLVIRRD from the coding sequence ATGTATATTTTGGGTTTAACAACGCTGGGCGATTCGGCCGCCTCCTTGATCAAAGACGGGGTTATAGTTGCGGCGGCCGAAGAAGAGCGCTTTTCGCGCAAAAAACATCACAGCGGGTTTCCGTATGAAGCGATTCGGTTCTGTCTCGACACTGCCGGCATCGAACTGAAAGATGTCGAACACGTTGGACACTATTGGAAGCCTTGGATTCTCCGGCATAAGGCGATGCAGGCGCTGAAGGCGGCGTTTGTCTCGAAAGAGATGTTCAAAGCGCGGGCGGATCGTGGAGTCGCTCAGGTTTCGGACAGTTATCTCGGAATGTTCAAACACCCGAAACGTTTGCGCGAGCATTTCGGTCCGTCTGATTTCAAGTTCCATTATCTCGAGCATCATCAGACGCACGCTGCGTCGGCCTTCTTTGTTTCCCCGTTCGATTCGGCCGCGATCCTTACCTGGGACGGAACCGGCGAGGACACGACGACCTTGTTCTGCCAAGGTAAGGGCAACAAGATCAAGGTTCTGAAACGCATCAAACTGCCGCACAGCCTTGGGCAGTTTTACTCCGCCGTCACCAATTACATCGGCTTCGACATGTTCGCAGGCGACGAGTGGAAGGTGATGGGGCTCGCGGCATACGGTAAGCCGAAATACTACGATTTTCTCCGCGAACGCGTTCTGAAAAAGAATGCAGGCGGCGGATTCGAATTCGATATCACGGTTCTCGACCATCATCTCGCGAAACACTATCAATTCCCCGATGCGATCACGAACGAGATCGGTCCCGGCCGGAAGAAAGGCGAGGAACTGACGGAACACCATTGGGATATCGCATGTTCGGCGCAAAAAGTGCTCGAGGACACGGCAATCGCTCTGGTCAAAGACATCAAAGAAATGACGGGCGAGGAGAATCTATGTATGGCGGGTGGGGTCGCCTTTAACTCGGTTATGAACGGCCGCATTTTCCACGAAACGCCTTTCAGGAATTTTTATGTGCATCCGGCGGCCGGCGATGCCGGATGCAGTCTCGGTGCGGCCTATTTTGTTTGGCATCAAAAGCTGGGCAATCCGCGAAGTTATGTCATGAACAGCGCATATTGGGGACCCGGATTCAGCCACGAACAATGTCAGTCCGCGCTCGATGCCGCGGGGTTGGAATATGAGACATTGCCCGACGAGGTGCTGTTGCCGCGCGTCGCAAAAATGATCTCGGAGGGCGCGATCATCGGCTGGTTCAACGGCCGGATGGAGTGGGGGCCGCGGGCGCTGGGCGCGCGATCGTTCGTTGCGGATCCGCGCCGCGCTGACATGCGCGAGATTCTCAATCATAAGGTCAAGCTTCGCGAGTGGTTTCGGCCGTTGGCACCGTCGATGCTCGAAGAATACGGGCGGGAAATTTTTGGTGTCGAGCACCACGACCCTTTTATGATTACGGTCATACAGGTTGCAGAAGAATGGAAGAAGAAGATTCCGGCCGTTGTTCACGTTGACGGAACTGCGCGGCCACAAATGGTAAACAAGGCAGTTAATCCGCGCTATTGGACTCTTATCGATGAATTTCGGAAGATCACCGGAATCCCGCTTCTTCTCAATACGTCATTCAATATCCAGGAACCGATAGTCTGTACGCCTGAAAACGCGATCAATACGTTTCGGAATGCGAGTTTTGATGCCTTGATATTGGAAAATTGTTTAGTAATTCGACGAGATTGA
- a CDS encoding class I SAM-dependent methyltransferase: MSSSNIDAKTVEGFGEEWSRFDQSDLDETERLRIFDSYFRIFPWDELDSDAVGFDLGCGSGRWAKSVAPQVGRLHCIDASRDALEVARRNLGSSSNCEFHNASVDEFPLPDGSMDFGYSLGVLHHIPDPLEGIRQCVAKLKPGAPFLIYLYYAFDNRPGWFRGLWFISDVLRRMIAALPARIKHFVTDVLALTIYVPFSRVAGFAELIGFDVSFFPLANYRDKSFYTLRTDALDRFGTRLEFRFTRIDIEKMLSGAGLERIEFSDEMPHWCAVGFKK; this comes from the coding sequence ATGAGTTCATCGAACATCGACGCCAAAACCGTAGAAGGGTTTGGAGAGGAATGGAGTCGCTTTGATCAGTCGGATCTCGACGAGACCGAGCGGCTCAGGATCTTCGACAGCTATTTCCGGATCTTTCCGTGGGACGAACTTGATTCGGATGCGGTCGGATTTGACCTCGGTTGTGGCAGCGGGCGTTGGGCGAAGTCGGTCGCGCCGCAAGTTGGACGGCTCCATTGCATCGACGCGAGCCGAGACGCCCTCGAAGTCGCCCGGCGAAATTTGGGCTCAAGTTCAAATTGCGAATTTCACAACGCCTCTGTTGACGAGTTTCCTCTTCCTGACGGATCGATGGATTTTGGTTATTCACTTGGAGTGTTGCATCATATTCCGGATCCGTTGGAAGGAATCAGGCAGTGCGTGGCGAAACTCAAGCCGGGCGCGCCGTTTTTGATCTACTTGTATTATGCATTTGATAATCGACCCGGTTGGTTTCGCGGCTTGTGGTTCATTTCGGATGTCTTGCGCCGAATGATCGCGGCACTGCCGGCACGGATCAAGCACTTCGTGACTGATGTCCTTGCGCTCACGATCTATGTTCCGTTTTCGCGAGTTGCCGGATTTGCCGAGTTGATCGGATTCGACGTTTCGTTTTTTCCATTGGCAAACTACCGGGACAAAAGCTTTTACACCCTCCGAACGGACGCGCTAGATCGGTTCGGTACGCGGCTCGAATTTCGGTTCACACGCATCGATATCGAGAAAATGCTGTCGGGAGCCGGACTTGAAAGAATTGAATTCAGCGATGAAATGCCACATTGGTGCGCGGTCGGATTTAAGAAATAG
- a CDS encoding SDR family NAD(P)-dependent oxidoreductase, producing MEKHNILVTGGAGFIGSHLVDALVEKGHRVRILDSIVEQVHGGKVPEHINRHAEFIRADVCDADAVSKALDGIDVVYHEAAEVGVGQSMYEIVRYVKANDLGTAVVLEEMIKRAGQFRKLVVASSMSIYGEGAYVCCGCDQTTYPELRSGEQLAAHEWELKCGKCGSELRSIGTTEEKPLFPTSVYAVSKQDQEQYCISVGRAYKIPTVALRYFNVYGTRQALSNPYTGVCAIFSSRLLNDQRPMIFEDGGQTRDFVHVSDIVKANLLALETDKADYQPVNIGSGRPISVGEIAAMIARGLGKDIVPEYVGKYREGDIRHCVSDISKARTLLNYDPGVTLEDGLVALLEWVGKQSADDRVLSATAELAARNLVK from the coding sequence ATGGAAAAACATAATATTCTTGTCACGGGCGGTGCCGGGTTCATTGGTTCACACCTCGTGGATGCACTCGTCGAGAAAGGACATCGGGTTCGAATTCTCGATTCAATCGTGGAACAGGTTCACGGCGGGAAAGTTCCCGAACACATTAACAGGCACGCCGAGTTTATTCGTGCCGACGTTTGTGATGCCGACGCTGTTTCAAAGGCGCTCGACGGAATCGATGTGGTCTATCATGAAGCCGCTGAAGTCGGCGTCGGGCAATCAATGTACGAGATCGTGCGCTACGTAAAGGCCAATGATCTAGGAACGGCGGTTGTCCTTGAAGAGATGATCAAACGAGCCGGTCAGTTCCGAAAACTCGTTGTCGCATCGTCAATGTCGATTTACGGTGAAGGCGCGTATGTCTGTTGCGGCTGCGATCAAACGACATATCCTGAACTTCGTTCCGGCGAACAACTCGCGGCCCACGAATGGGAATTGAAATGTGGAAAATGCGGATCGGAGTTGAGATCAATCGGAACGACGGAAGAAAAGCCGCTGTTTCCGACCTCGGTTTACGCCGTCAGCAAGCAGGATCAGGAACAGTATTGTATTTCTGTTGGTCGAGCATACAAGATTCCGACCGTTGCGCTTAGGTATTTCAATGTTTACGGAACTCGTCAGGCGCTTTCAAATCCGTATACCGGAGTTTGCGCGATCTTTTCATCGCGTTTGCTTAATGATCAGCGGCCGATGATTTTCGAGGATGGCGGCCAGACTCGCGATTTCGTGCATGTCAGCGATATAGTAAAGGCGAATCTCCTTGCGCTCGAAACGGACAAGGCCGACTATCAGCCGGTAAATATTGGCAGCGGGCGTCCGATTTCGGTCGGCGAAATCGCTGCAATGATTGCACGCGGACTCGGAAAGGACATTGTGCCGGAGTATGTCGGGAAGTACCGTGAAGGCGACATTCGACATTGTGTTTCGGACATCTCGAAGGCCCGGACCCTTTTGAATTATGATCCTGGAGTTACGCTCGAAGACGGGCTCGTGGCCCTGCTCGAATGGGTTGGCAAACAAAGCGCCGATGATCGCGTGCTTTCCGCGACGGCGGAATTGGCGGCACGCAATCTCGTCAAATAG